A window from Rana temporaria chromosome 8, aRanTem1.1, whole genome shotgun sequence encodes these proteins:
- the LOC120910186 gene encoding gastrula zinc finger protein XlCGF7.1-like, which produces MMVSGDQQSMEESQMITKSEQAESSLYIDTSGHYVSKNISSEYKATSQCSPGVKRITQIIHHKTYQMERSWDFSDPEESSDDPHTIIIESHSIDPSTDPSNPEESSLNHEGSHTGKRSLSCRMSGKALKETGEPRIQQKCYKPYSCPECGKYFNQKSTLIIHQRSHTGERPYSCSECGKGFIQKGTLLKHQRIHTGEHPYACSECGKRFSFKEVLTRHLRIHTSEHPYSCPECGKSFKWKGNLLIHQRGHTGELPFSCSECGKGFIQKEHLLVHQRIHTGERPFSCSDCGKGFMKKDHLLQHQRIHTGERPFSCSVCGKRFPQKRSLYQHQKIHVD; this is translated from the coding sequence GTGGACACTACGTCTCGAAAAATATATCTTCAGAATATAAAGCCACATCACAATGTTCTCCCGGAGTAAAACGCATTACACAAATAATACATCATAAAACCTATCAAATGGAGAGATCCTGGGATTTCTCTGATCCTGAGGAATCTTCTGATGATCCACATACTATTATTATTGAATCTCACAGTATAGATCCATCAACAGATCCATCAAATCCCGAGGAATCTTCTTTAAACCATGAAGGATCTCACACAGGAAAGCGCTCCTTGTCATGTAGAATGTCTGGGAAAGCTTTGAAAGAAACTGGAGAGCCTCGTATACAACAGAAATGTTATAAGCCTTACTCATGTCCGGAGTGTGGGAAATATTTCAATCAGAAAAGCACCTTAATTATtcaccagagatctcacacaggagaacgTCCTTATTCTTGTTCAGAATGTGGGAAAGGTTTCATTCAGAAAGGAACCCTTCTTAAACACCAAAGAATTCATACGGGTGAGCATCCCTAcgcatgttcagagtgtgggaaacgtTTTAGTTTTAAGGAAGTACTTACTCGACACCTGAGAATACACACGAGTGAGCATCCCTATTCGTGTCCAGAGTGTGGGAAGAGTTTCAAATGGAAAGGAAATCTTCTTATACACCAGAGAGGACACACGGGTGAGCTTCCTTTCtcgtgttcagagtgtgggaaaggtTTCATTCAGAAAGAACACCTTCTTGTACACCAGAGAATCCACACAGGGGAGCGTCCCTTCTCGTGTTCAGACTGTGGGAAAGGTTTCAtgaagaaagaccaccttcttcaacaccagagaattcacacgggtgagcgtccctttTCGTGTTCAGTGTGCGGGAAAAGGTTCCCCCAGAAACGTTCCCTTTATCAACATCAGAAAATTCACGTAGACTAA